One window of the Lytechinus variegatus isolate NC3 chromosome 3, Lvar_3.0, whole genome shotgun sequence genome contains the following:
- the LOC121412272 gene encoding tumor suppressor candidate 2-like codes for MPRMGGKSSSLMQKVVSPVSHYMGYGDSTGDEDSQSGSRGREHGEGFGMPVRLANPFVLTRSSSMYFDEDGQVAHEFYVETPTRSKSKKGRRRMGMRRIYHNIFPQGEVPVDPPRLRGEIPAVMMEL; via the exons ATGCCCAGAATGGGTGGTAAATCGTCATCGCTTATGCAGAAGGTCGTGTCACCAGTGTCGCACTACATGGGCTACGGGGACTCGACGGGGGACGAAGACAGCCAGAGTGGTTCACGGGGAAGAGAGCACGGCGAAGGTTTCGGGATGCCCGTGAGATTGGCGAACCCGTTTGTTCTAACGCGATCAAg ctCCATGTACTTTGATGAAGATGGACAAGTTGCACATGAATTTTATGTGGAAACTCCAACAAGAAGTAAATCAAAGAAAGGCAGAAGGAGAATGGGAATGAGAAGGATTTATCATAATATATTCCCACAG GGGGAAGTACCAGTAGACCCACCTAGGTTACGAGGAGAGATTCCTGCAGTAATGATGGAACTATGA